In the Ferribacterium limneticum genome, CATTTCCTGCTTGACCTCTTCCTTGGTCATCTTCAGCTTGGCAAAGTACTGCCAAAGCTGGAAAGGCACATCGGCGGCCACAACCAGAACCAGAGTAGCCACCAGAATCAGGAAGGAAAAGGACACCAAGTTGCCCGCATGCGCCAGACCAGCCTCAAGCGGCTCTCCCAGCAAGCCAAAGATCTCATCGCGCTCTTTCCAGATCAACATCGCGGCAACGCCACCAACCAACACTGCCTTCAGAATCGCCTTGGCCAACTCCATCAGGCTATTCCAGGAAAACATCCGGCCAAAACCGGTCAGCGGATTCAAGCGATTCAGATCAGGCACCAGTGCCTTGGAAGAAAAAACCCAGGCGTTCAGGAAAAACGGGGGAAGGATGGCTGCGAACAGCAATAAGCCGAGCAGTGGCGAAAATACGAAAAGCGCATCGCCCGAGATTTCCGCAAGACGCGGCAGCATCAGGTCAGGATTCCTCATATACGGCGTCTCAACCGTAAACCCTTTCTGCATGATTATCAGGGAGCGTTGAACAAACCAGCCACCCATCATCCAAAAAGTAGCGCCGGCGACAACCAGAACCAGAAACGTAGCAAGTTCGCGGGAATGGGGGACCTGACCCTGTTCGCGGGCCTGCTCGATTCGCCTGCCTGTAGGCTCTTCAGTTTTCTCGAGGTCGCTATCTTCCGCCATAGCCATCTTTGGTTAGTGTTGTGGCTATTATAGGAAAAAACTAGAAAAATTAAAGAGGTACGTGAGTTTATTTAGCCTGTTTCTCAAATGCCGGTCGCAAGCACATGACAACAGAGTAAACCT is a window encoding:
- the flhB gene encoding flagellar biosynthesis protein FlhB, with amino-acid sequence MAEDSDLEKTEEPTGRRIEQAREQGQVPHSRELATFLVLVVAGATFWMMGGWFVQRSLIIMQKGFTVETPYMRNPDLMLPRLAEISGDALFVFSPLLGLLLFAAILPPFFLNAWVFSSKALVPDLNRLNPLTGFGRMFSWNSLMELAKAILKAVLVGGVAAMLIWKERDEIFGLLGEPLEAGLAHAGNLVSFSFLILVATLVLVVAADVPFQLWQYFAKLKMTKEEVKQEMKEMMGDPHVKGRIRSLQMQAARKRMMSAVPKANVVVTNPTHYAVALAYQTGMAAPRVVAKGVGAVALKIKEVANENAVPIMEAPPLARALYKHAELDAEIPSALYNAVAEVLAYIYQLANWRQVGGIYPVPPRDLSVPPELVPEAA